From one Dermacentor andersoni chromosome 1, qqDerAnde1_hic_scaffold, whole genome shotgun sequence genomic stretch:
- the LOC126547879 gene encoding uncharacterized protein: MKTIFAFAATLALLGLAVAAPAEEKKDDVEGRIGYGGGAYGSGFNRGGSFGVGSQGNRYGQGGFGYNVGGSNRRDYGNAATYGDRESFGLNQNAGHNRQFGQGSYGNRHHNNAFGSGGQRHSSGGSYLG; encoded by the exons ATGAAGACCATT TTCGCCTTTGCCGCCACGTTGGCTCTTTTGGGACTGGCTGTCGCCGCTCCCGCTGAGGAGAAGAAGGATGACGTTGAAGGCCGCATCGGATATGGCGGCGGCGCCTACGGCAGCGGCTTCAACCGCGGCGGTAGCTTCGGTGTCGGCAGCCAGGGCAACCGTTACGGACAGGGAGGCTTCGGCTACAACGTCGGCGGCTCTAACCGCCGCGACTACGGCAACGCAGCCACCTACGGAGACCGCGAGTCCTTCGGCCTGAACCAGAACGCCGGCCACAACCGCCAGTTCGGCCAGGGTAGCTACGGCAACCGCCACCACAACAACGCCTTCGGCTCTGGCGGACAGCGCCACTCTTCCGGCGGCAGCTACCTCGGCTGA